The following are from one region of the Amedibacterium intestinale genome:
- a CDS encoding proline--tRNA ligase produces MKLSNSFFYTIRENAKDEDSTSGNLLVRSGMIKKSSAGIYMIMPMGKRVLQKIENIVREEMDATGAQELLMPVLIPEEVYEKSGRREAFGANMFALKDRYQKRYVMGPTHEELFTIAATMKGSSYKDFPYNLYQIQTKFRDETRPRYGLIRVREFIMKDAYSFDVDEDGLHTSYMKMFNAYKNIMDRLNLTYKIVKADTGAMGGSLSEEFQAITPIGEDVVVGCEGCDFSSNLEVTEVVDVLKDSDEAELEMETVETPNAKTIEEVAAFFGKQAKDFVKTLIYRVDGKTYAFLLRGNRELNETKVLKLLKATEIELADFAEVERVTHAKVGFAGPVGIECPVIMDREISHMKNFIVGANKTDHHIKNVNLKDFTVETVADIAQVQEGDICPVCGKKLTFDKGIEVGNTFKLGTKYAKALGLEYQDINNKLHPVEMGCYGFGLGRAMAAVVEQHNDEAGIIWPASIAPFEVAVVVVNSKDEEQMKVANALYEEMKKAGIDVVLDDRKERVGVKFKDMELIGIPYRITVGRGISEGNVEFRARTASENENVKLDEVVTKLQTILQK; encoded by the coding sequence ATGAAATTAAGTAATAGTTTCTTTTACACAATTCGTGAAAATGCAAAAGATGAAGATAGTACAAGTGGAAATCTGCTTGTGCGTTCAGGAATGATCAAAAAAAGCAGTGCTGGTATCTATATGATCATGCCAATGGGGAAAAGAGTTTTACAAAAGATTGAAAATATTGTACGTGAAGAAATGGATGCAACAGGTGCACAGGAATTATTGATGCCTGTTTTGATTCCAGAGGAAGTATATGAAAAAAGTGGTCGTAGAGAAGCATTTGGGGCAAATATGTTCGCATTAAAAGATCGTTATCAGAAACGTTATGTTATGGGGCCTACTCATGAAGAACTATTTACAATTGCGGCAACTATGAAAGGAAGTTCTTATAAGGATTTCCCATATAATCTATACCAGATTCAAACAAAATTCAGAGATGAAACACGACCTCGCTATGGCTTGATTCGTGTACGTGAATTTATTATGAAAGATGCATATTCCTTTGATGTAGATGAAGATGGACTACATACATCTTACATGAAAATGTTTAATGCATATAAAAACATCATGGATCGTTTAAATCTAACTTATAAAATTGTTAAGGCTGATACTGGTGCCATGGGAGGAAGTTTGAGTGAAGAATTCCAGGCAATTACACCAATTGGAGAAGATGTGGTTGTTGGATGTGAAGGCTGTGATTTCTCCAGCAATCTGGAAGTTACAGAAGTAGTCGATGTTTTAAAAGACAGTGATGAAGCAGAATTAGAAATGGAAACAGTGGAAACACCAAATGCGAAAACAATAGAAGAAGTTGCGGCATTTTTTGGGAAACAGGCTAAAGATTTTGTTAAGACATTGATTTATCGTGTAGATGGAAAAACATATGCTTTTCTTTTAAGAGGAAATAGAGAACTAAATGAAACTAAAGTATTGAAACTGTTAAAAGCAACAGAAATTGAATTGGCAGATTTTGCGGAAGTAGAACGTGTTACACATGCAAAAGTTGGGTTTGCCGGTCCTGTTGGAATTGAGTGCCCAGTTATCATGGATCGTGAAATAAGTCATATGAAAAACTTTATTGTAGGAGCAAATAAAACAGATCATCATATTAAAAATGTAAATTTGAAAGATTTCACTGTAGAAACTGTTGCGGATATTGCCCAGGTACAGGAAGGAGATATTTGTCCTGTATGTGGAAAGAAATTAACGTTTGATAAAGGAATTGAAGTAGGAAATACATTTAAATTAGGTACAAAATATGCGAAAGCACTTGGTTTGGAATACCAGGATATAAATAATAAACTTCATCCAGTAGAAATGGGATGTTATGGCTTTGGGTTAGGAAGAGCGATGGCAGCAGTTGTAGAACAGCATAATGATGAGGCAGGAATTATCTGGCCAGCATCTATTGCGCCATTTGAAGTGGCTGTGGTTGTTGTTAACAGCAAAGATGAAGAGCAAATGAAAGTTGCAAATGCTTTATATGAAGAAATGAAAAAAGCTGGTATTGATGTAGTATTAGATGATCGTAAGGAACGTGTCGGCGTTAAATTCAAAGATATGGAACTTATCGGTATTCCATATCGTATTACAGTAGGAAGAGGTATTTCTGAAGGCAATGTGGAATTCCGTGCACGTACGGCAAGCGAAAATGAAAATGTGAAACTTGATGAAGTTGTAACAAAACTACAAACAATTTTACAAAAATAA
- a CDS encoding peptidase U32 family protein has translation MKKIELLAPAGDLERLKIAILYGADAVYLGGKQFSLRSRASNFDIEDIAKGVQFAKEHNAHVHVTVNMLPHEEDMDGLKEYLMELERVGVTAIIAASPTIMMCAKKYAPKLEVHVSTQHSSTNSAAANYWKSKGMDRVVLAREATLEEIKQSAKNSDVPLEVFLHGAMCISYSGRCVLSNNMTGRDANRGGCAQSCRWKYRLFEKDRQLNDDMHLFSMSSKDLMGADYVADLIEAGVASLKIEGRMKSAYYIATLVKAYRLLIDEIYEKGRLTPERMKWYYDELAKAENRPTGVGFFEGQPRYSGQLFGINGAGVTQEFIAYVLDYNEETKEATLEVRNNFKGHIEAEVFGPSITTTRFMFNDLYDMDGNVMEVAKTPMQIIKAKVPCKMEKDAMIRKVMVKDRREVY, from the coding sequence ATGAAGAAAATTGAGCTTTTAGCTCCGGCAGGGGACTTAGAGCGTTTAAAAATAGCGATTCTTTATGGAGCGGATGCCGTATATCTTGGAGGAAAACAGTTTTCTTTACGTTCCCGTGCCAGCAATTTTGATATTGAAGATATTGCGAAAGGTGTACAATTTGCGAAAGAACATAATGCCCATGTACATGTAACGGTAAATATGCTGCCGCATGAAGAAGATATGGATGGATTGAAAGAATACTTGATGGAACTTGAAAGAGTGGGAGTAACTGCAATTATTGCGGCATCTCCAACCATTATGATGTGTGCTAAAAAATATGCACCAAAACTGGAAGTGCATGTGAGTACACAGCACTCTTCTACCAATTCAGCTGCGGCAAATTACTGGAAAAGCAAAGGAATGGATCGTGTTGTGCTTGCCAGAGAAGCTACTTTGGAAGAAATTAAACAAAGTGCTAAAAATAGTGATGTTCCTTTGGAGGTATTCCTTCATGGAGCAATGTGCATTTCTTATTCAGGACGTTGTGTTTTAAGTAACAATATGACGGGAAGAGATGCTAATCGAGGAGGATGTGCACAAAGCTGCCGCTGGAAATATCGCTTATTTGAAAAAGATCGTCAGCTAAATGATGATATGCATTTATTTTCTATGTCAAGTAAGGATTTAATGGGTGCAGATTATGTAGCTGACTTGATAGAAGCAGGTGTAGCAAGTTTAAAAATAGAGGGACGAATGAAAAGTGCTTACTATATTGCGACACTTGTAAAAGCGTATCGCTTGCTGATTGATGAAATTTATGAAAAAGGAAGATTAACGCCTGAACGCATGAAATGGTATTATGATGAACTTGCAAAGGCGGAAAATCGACCGACAGGAGTTGGTTTCTTTGAAGGACAGCCGCGTTATAGCGGTCAGCTTTTTGGAATTAATGGAGCTGGTGTTACACAGGAATTCATTGCGTATGTACTAGATTATAATGAAGAAACGAAAGAAGCAACATTAGAAGTTAGAAATAACTTTAAAGGACATATAGAAGCAGAGGTATTTGGACCTTCCATCACAACGACACGTTTTATGTTTAATGATCTATATGATATGGATGGAAATGTAATGGAAGTCGCAAAAACACCAATGCAGATCATTAAGGCAAAAGTGCCTTGTAAAATGGAAAAAGATGCTATGATTCGTAAAGTCATGGTAAAAGATCGAAGAGAAGTTTATTAA
- a CDS encoding peptidase U32 family protein: MIDFITTPFSLEDLKKLKEAGSTSVVIGTPFFSVRNVHDFSVEELPLVKKECHKLGLRMYVLVNRFFVEEELEALREHLQRLKDLDVDGIYYGDEGVYQEAKALGIENRLIYNPDTLITNHSDVQYYLDEGISMVTISKEITLDEICAIAKKVQGECEVIIHGRLNMMHSKRNLLSNYFSFLGKEEDIRNKMDLYLMEEHRDEHMPIVEDETGTHVFTGFTLSSFDEIKDMVHAGIRHFRIDGIFHDADYVIEALKLYKSILQDEVKGREVFEAYKKKYEKDHVTHGFYYTKTSKVKEG; the protein is encoded by the coding sequence ATGATAGATTTTATTACAACCCCGTTTTCTTTAGAAGACTTGAAGAAATTAAAAGAAGCAGGAAGTACGAGTGTGGTGATTGGAACTCCGTTTTTTTCTGTTAGAAACGTACATGATTTTTCTGTAGAAGAACTTCCTTTAGTAAAGAAAGAATGTCATAAATTAGGATTACGTATGTATGTACTGGTAAATCGCTTCTTTGTGGAAGAAGAATTAGAGGCTTTACGTGAACATTTACAACGTTTAAAAGACTTGGATGTAGATGGTATTTATTATGGTGATGAGGGCGTTTATCAGGAGGCAAAAGCACTAGGTATAGAAAATCGTTTGATTTACAATCCAGATACATTAATAACAAATCATAGTGATGTACAGTATTATTTAGATGAAGGAATTTCTATGGTTACGATTTCTAAAGAAATCACTTTGGATGAAATTTGTGCTATTGCGAAAAAAGTGCAGGGAGAGTGTGAAGTCATTATCCATGGTCGCTTAAATATGATGCACAGTAAGCGTAATTTATTAAGTAATTATTTTTCTTTTTTAGGAAAAGAAGAAGATATTAGAAATAAGATGGATCTGTATCTTATGGAAGAGCATAGAGATGAGCATATGCCAATTGTGGAAGATGAAACAGGAACACATGTATTTACTGGATTTACGTTATCCAGTTTTGATGAAATCAAAGATATGGTGCATGCAGGAATTCGTCATTTTCGCATTGATGGTATTTTCCATGATGCAGATTATGTTATTGAAGCTTTAAAACTATACAAGTCTATTTTACAGGATGAGGTTAAAGGAAGAGAAGTGTTTGAAGCATACAAAAAGAAATATGAAAAAGATCATGTAACACATGGTTTCTACTATACAAAAACAAGTAAAGTGAAGGAGGGCTAA
- a CDS encoding dihydrofolate reductase has product MIRIIVATDENLLIGNPNGYYGMPWHNDEDLKHFKKTTLHNTILMGSKTFQTIGKALSERKTIVVSKKGVSYPDVEVVSSLEEILESFKQSGKDIYVCGGASIYKQALPWCDEILLSRIPGHHEGNIYFPKEFQYYFTLVKRIPYETFTLEIYHRN; this is encoded by the coding sequence ATGATTCGAATCATTGTCGCAACAGATGAAAATCTTCTTATAGGAAATCCAAATGGATATTATGGCATGCCTTGGCATAATGATGAAGATTTAAAGCATTTTAAAAAAACTACACTGCATAACACTATTTTAATGGGATCTAAAACTTTCCAAACAATTGGGAAAGCTTTATCGGAAAGAAAAACAATTGTAGTATCAAAGAAAGGTGTTTCTTATCCTGATGTAGAAGTTGTTTCTTCATTAGAAGAAATACTAGAATCTTTTAAACAATCAGGGAAAGATATCTATGTATGTGGAGGTGCATCTATTTATAAACAGGCACTTCCCTGGTGTGATGAAATTCTATTATCACGTATACCTGGTCATCATGAAGGAAACATTTATTTTCCAAAAGAGTTTCAATATTATTTTACATTAGTAAAAAGAATACCTTATGAAACCTTTACCTTAGAAATTTACCATCGCAATTAA
- a CDS encoding N-acetylmuramoyl-L-alanine amidase, which translates to MRKKRKRNNRIQHLLKIICLELVVIVLLLLCFVYILPRNPVSEIILDFIEEKPLVVLDAGHGGYDVGSEFNGVYEKNITLEITKKVGEELERRDIPVTYTRDSDHVDWPSDELQDLEERVHISNTSGASLFISIHTNATETKDGQGFEIWAKTSDEQTEKLAENIEQEVVTLPYITDRGIKDEQTSPLHVLHYNELPAVLIEAGFLESKEDCEYLLVEEKQTEFAKEIADGIENTLKDMGVLQDDVK; encoded by the coding sequence ATGAGAAAAAAAAGAAAACGTAATAATCGGATTCAACATTTGTTGAAAATCATTTGTTTAGAATTGGTTGTTATCGTATTGTTATTATTATGTTTTGTATATATTCTTCCTAGAAATCCTGTTTCAGAAATTATTTTAGATTTTATAGAAGAAAAACCATTGGTTGTTTTAGATGCAGGGCATGGAGGTTATGATGTAGGAAGTGAATTTAATGGAGTGTATGAAAAAAATATTACTTTAGAAATTACAAAAAAAGTAGGGGAGGAATTGGAAAGAAGAGATATTCCAGTTACATATACAAGAGATAGTGATCATGTAGACTGGCCAAGTGATGAATTACAGGATTTGGAAGAACGTGTACATATATCAAATACAAGTGGAGCTTCTTTATTTATATCTATCCATACAAATGCGACAGAAACAAAAGATGGGCAAGGATTTGAAATATGGGCGAAAACTAGTGACGAACAAACAGAGAAACTGGCAGAAAACATAGAACAGGAGGTCGTAACACTTCCTTATATTACCGATCGAGGAATAAAAGATGAACAAACCTCTCCTTTGCACGTGCTTCATTATAATGAACTTCCTGCAGTCTTGATTGAGGCTGGTTTTCTAGAAAGTAAAGAAGATTGTGAGTATTTGTTGGTAGAAGAAAAACAAACTGAATTTGCGAAAGAAATCGCAGATGGAATAGAGAATACCTTAAAGGATATGGGGGTATTACAAGATGATGTAAAATGA
- the nifJ gene encoding pyruvate:ferredoxin (flavodoxin) oxidoreductase translates to MTKKFMSMDGNTAAAHCAYAFTELSAIYPITPSSPMAEVVDQWATQGRKNIFDSVVKVAELQSEGGAAGAVHGALQAGTLATTFTASQGLLLMIPNIYKMVGECLPGVIHVAARALATRALNIFGDHEDVYSVRQSGVCMLASHSVQEAMDLAGVAHLSAIKASVPFIHFFDGFRTSHEIQKIEVMDTEVFKDLIDKEALAKFRKNALNPHTNPVTRGGAENDDIFFQGVEARNKHYDAVPDVVAEYMKKISEITGREYAPFTYYGAKDAERVIVAMGSVTEAAKETIDALTANGEKVGMIKVHLYRPFSVKYLLAVLPETVKKIAVLDRTKETGSIGEPLYLDVLAALKDKDIEIIGGRYGLGSKDTQAYHIKAVFDHLNETELKNGFTIGINDDVTHTSLPCDETFHVPADYTSCLFWGLGSDGTVSANKSTVKIIGDNTDMYAQAYFAYDSKKAGGVTRSHLRFGKSPIRSTYYISNADFISCSLDAYMFKYDMVRNIKDGGTFLLNTTFSKEEIVEHMPNRMKAQLAKKHAKFYIINATKIAQEIGMGRRTNTILQSAFFALNEQIMPLSQSVDLMKAFAKKSYSKKGDAVVELNYKAIDAGKDGIVEVTVDPAWAELPFDSTRKLTGDEYFDNHVAVINGLEGYDMPVSAFTGDFLLDGSIRNNVAFEEKRTIAVQVPTWHPENCIQCGICSFVCPHATIRPFLLTDEEVANAPMEFKTVPAMGKGVENMKYRIQVTPANCVGCGLCVVECPGKAGNKALEMVDINEKLDQEPLADYLFKQIDYKTEFFPKDTVKGSQFLMPYFEVSGACPGCGETPYYKLVSQLFGRDMLVANATGCSMIYCSSTPSTPFVNDKNGEGVAWANSLFEDNAEFGYGMALSQNYKEARILKIMEDNMETVEPELKEAFAKYIEVHGDREAEREVAPTIKELAAKSSVEAVKELAEDDLVSKSIWIVGGDGWAYDIGYGGLDHVLANDLNVNILVLDTEVYSNTGGQSSKSSQAASIAKFAAGGKTTAKKDLGQIAMAYGHVYVASISMGANKAQTLKALKEAESYDGPSLILAYSPCAEHGIKGGLANHQRTQAKAVECGYVDLYRYDPRKEQPLTIDSKEPDYDKMLDFMLTETRFAQLPKLKGETAYEMFEKTKKDAQKRHRRLLAIAKEDI, encoded by the coding sequence ATGACAAAGAAATTTATGTCAATGGACGGTAATACTGCTGCTGCACATTGTGCCTATGCATTTACCGAATTATCTGCGATCTATCCTATTACACCATCTTCACCAATGGCTGAAGTTGTTGACCAGTGGGCTACACAGGGTCGCAAGAATATTTTTGACAGTGTTGTAAAAGTCGCTGAACTTCAATCTGAAGGAGGAGCTGCTGGTGCAGTTCATGGTGCTCTTCAGGCTGGGACTCTAGCTACTACATTCACTGCATCTCAGGGGTTATTGCTGATGATTCCTAACATTTACAAAATGGTTGGGGAATGTTTGCCAGGAGTTATCCATGTTGCTGCACGTGCATTAGCTACAAGAGCACTTAACATCTTTGGTGATCACGAAGATGTTTACTCTGTTCGTCAGAGTGGAGTATGTATGTTAGCTTCTCATTCTGTACAGGAAGCTATGGACTTGGCTGGTGTTGCTCACCTGTCAGCTATTAAAGCAAGTGTTCCATTTATTCACTTCTTTGATGGATTCCGTACATCTCACGAAATTCAGAAAATCGAAGTTATGGATACAGAAGTGTTCAAAGACTTAATTGATAAAGAAGCTTTGGCTAAATTCCGTAAAAATGCTTTGAACCCACACACAAACCCAGTTACTCGTGGTGGTGCTGAAAATGATGACATTTTCTTCCAGGGTGTTGAAGCTAGAAACAAACATTATGATGCAGTTCCTGATGTTGTTGCTGAATACATGAAAAAAATCAGTGAAATCACAGGACGTGAATATGCTCCATTTACATATTATGGTGCAAAAGATGCAGAACGTGTTATCGTTGCTATGGGTTCTGTTACAGAAGCTGCTAAAGAAACAATCGATGCATTGACTGCAAACGGAGAAAAAGTTGGTATGATCAAAGTTCACTTGTATCGTCCATTCTCTGTTAAATACTTATTGGCTGTGCTTCCAGAAACAGTTAAGAAAATTGCTGTATTGGATCGTACAAAAGAAACAGGTTCTATCGGTGAACCATTGTACTTGGATGTACTTGCTGCATTAAAAGATAAAGACATCGAAATCATCGGTGGACGTTATGGTTTAGGTTCTAAAGATACACAGGCTTACCACATTAAAGCTGTATTTGATCACCTAAATGAAACTGAATTGAAAAACGGATTTACAATTGGAATCAATGATGATGTTACTCACACAAGCTTGCCTTGTGATGAAACATTCCATGTTCCTGCAGACTACACAAGCTGTCTGTTCTGGGGATTAGGTTCTGATGGTACTGTTTCTGCAAACAAATCAACAGTAAAAATCATTGGTGATAACACAGATATGTATGCACAGGCTTACTTTGCATATGACTCTAAAAAAGCTGGTGGGGTAACTCGTTCTCACTTGCGTTTTGGAAAATCTCCAATCCGTTCAACTTACTATATCAGTAATGCGGACTTCATTTCTTGTTCACTAGATGCTTACATGTTCAAATATGACATGGTAAGAAACATCAAAGATGGTGGTACATTCTTGTTGAACACAACATTCTCTAAAGAAGAAATCGTTGAGCATATGCCTAACCGTATGAAAGCTCAGTTAGCTAAAAAACATGCTAAATTCTATATCATCAATGCAACTAAGATTGCTCAGGAAATCGGTATGGGACGTAGAACAAACACAATTCTACAGTCTGCATTCTTCGCATTGAACGAACAGATCATGCCATTAAGTCAGTCTGTAGATTTGATGAAAGCATTCGCTAAAAAATCTTATTCTAAGAAAGGTGATGCTGTTGTAGAACTTAACTACAAAGCAATCGATGCTGGTAAAGATGGAATCGTTGAAGTAACTGTAGATCCAGCTTGGGCTGAACTTCCATTTGATTCAACTCGTAAATTGACTGGTGATGAATACTTCGATAACCATGTTGCAGTTATCAATGGTCTTGAAGGATATGATATGCCAGTATCTGCATTTACTGGAGACTTCTTGTTAGATGGATCTATCCGTAACAATGTTGCATTTGAAGAAAAACGTACAATTGCTGTACAGGTACCTACTTGGCACCCAGAAAACTGTATCCAGTGTGGAATCTGTAGTTTCGTATGTCCACATGCTACTATTCGTCCATTCTTGTTGACTGACGAAGAAGTTGCAAATGCACCTATGGAATTCAAAACAGTTCCTGCAATGGGTAAAGGTGTAGAAAACATGAAATATCGTATTCAGGTTACTCCTGCAAACTGTGTAGGTTGTGGTCTATGCGTTGTTGAATGTCCAGGTAAAGCAGGTAACAAAGCTCTTGAAATGGTTGATATCAACGAAAAACTTGATCAGGAACCACTTGCAGATTACCTATTCAAACAGATTGATTACAAAACTGAATTCTTCCCTAAAGATACAGTTAAGGGATCTCAGTTCTTAATGCCTTACTTTGAAGTAAGTGGAGCATGTCCAGGATGTGGGGAAACTCCATACTACAAACTTGTTTCTCAGTTATTCGGACGTGACATGTTAGTTGCTAATGCTACTGGATGTTCAATGATCTACTGTTCTTCAACTCCATCAACTCCATTTGTTAATGACAAAAACGGAGAAGGTGTTGCTTGGGCAAACTCATTGTTTGAAGATAATGCTGAATTCGGTTATGGTATGGCATTGTCACAGAACTACAAAGAAGCACGTATTCTAAAAATTATGGAAGACAACATGGAAACTGTTGAACCAGAATTGAAAGAAGCATTTGCTAAATATATCGAAGTTCACGGAGATCGTGAAGCTGAAAGAGAAGTAGCTCCAACAATTAAAGAATTAGCTGCTAAATCAAGTGTTGAAGCAGTTAAAGAATTAGCTGAAGATGACTTAGTAAGCAAATCTATCTGGATCGTTGGTGGAGACGGATGGGCTTATGACATCGGTTACGGTGGATTAGACCACGTATTAGCTAACGACTTGAACGTAAATATATTAGTACTAGACACAGAAGTTTACTCTAATACAGGTGGACAGTCTTCTAAATCTAGTCAGGCTGCATCTATCGCTAAATTCGCTGCTGGTGGTAAAACAACAGCTAAGAAAGATTTAGGACAGATTGCTATGGCTTATGGACATGTATATGTAGCTTCTATTTCTATGGGTGCAAACAAAGCACAGACATTGAAAGCATTGAAAGAAGCTGAAAGCTATGATGGACCATCTTTGATCTTAGCTTACTCACCATGTGCTGAACACGGTATTAAAGGTGGATTGGCTAACCACCAGAGAACACAGGCAAAAGCTGTTGAATGTGGATATGTAGATCTATATCGTTATGATCCAAGAAAAGAACAGCCATTGACTATTGACTCTAAAGAACCAGATTACGATAAAATGTTAGACTTCATGTTAACAGAAACTCGTTTCGCTCAGTTACCTAAATTAAAAGGTGAAACAGCTTACGAAATGTTTGAAAAAACTAAGAAAGATGCTCAGAAACGTCACAGACGTTTATTGGCAATCGCTAAAGAAGATATCTAG